A segment of the Nasonia vitripennis strain AsymCx chromosome 2, Nvit_psr_1.1, whole genome shotgun sequence genome:
AAGGTTTGGCAATAACTTATATTTATTCGatgtaaaaatatatgtgaattatacttaaaaataacataTAATAAATGTAATGTATGATAGCAATTGAatacgagtttttttttctttatgtaAGAAATTTTACGGCCTTATGCATACACGTTATTATTACTTCAATAGCtctttatacaaaaaaatgtatctaatatattattatgttttttcacatataaacattataaaaatttatttgtacaGTTATTTAACAGCATATTTCGATTTGAAAATCCTCACTGTATTGTCGGCTCCACCAGACACCAAGTATTTTGGGTTTGACCAGTTGCAACTTAGGACTTTGTCTTCATGTCCAGTGAGGTCAAACAGCGGAGCTTTGGGACTGCcaccaaaatttaaattattttaattttttgtttttatcgtAAGAATCCTTAAAAGTTAGTACATACCTTCGCGTGTCCCACAATTTTACATTATTGTCATATGCACCAGACATGAAAAGATGATCTTGAGTCGTTGACCAGCGTACTGATTGCACCCATTGTGTATGCGAGGTGAACATTGATTTACACACAGCACCCtctgaaatgaaaaaatgtacatatttattattatcatcaattcagaaaaaataaaatagattcATATCCACTACAAACCTGTTGATCGAGGATCATACAATCTAACATGTTTGTCTGCTGATGCTGCTATTAGAACTTTTGATAAAGGAGAATAATCAACATCAAAGAAACTTTTGTTTCCAGCTAATTCATGCTTGATTCCTCCTAGTTCAGTATCCCACACTTTTAACGTATGATCCCAAGAAGAGGTAACGATTTCTGTCTTATCAGTCCATACAACACCGCTAACAGCTTCCTTGTGACCTTTCATAGTTCTTAATGGTACTCTTGTTTTACTTTCagtcttttttctttttgaggCAGATTCTCCTTCTTCTGTATCATCTTGTAAAGCTAAAaacatgaaaaataataatcattaaaaGCTTGTACGATGACTAAAATATTAACATTAATAAATGCAAGACTTACAAGTTGACCAAATTTTTAACATAGTATCCCAAGAACCAGTTGCCATCAAATTATTTGCTGTATTTACACCAACAGCTTCAAGTCCTCGTTCATGTCCTTTGCATATATGAATGCTCTCTACTGAATTGCTTTCGACATTCCACTTCCATAATACTGCAGTCTGATCTTGGGAGGCACTGACAAAAGTTCCATTTTCACCATCTAATGATATCCATGCTACTGCTTTAATAGGTGATGAGTGTCCAGGAATGGTCAAGTGATGCTTTCCTTTAGCTGTCCATAAATGAAGAGTATTGTCGTAGCATCCAGTCAGAATcctataattttattattctgttgaAACTTAtagaacaaaattaaactcATTATCTGTATGAAGCTTACCATTTTTCACATACTGCAACTGCAGAAACCCAGTCATCATGTATAAGGCAGTCTTGAGGTTCTGGAGGAGGATGTTTCTCAATATATTCAACATCTATTACATCTTCAATAGAGACACCCCTTTCTGCAATATGCTCCGCCAAAGAGGTGCGAAGAAACTCAGAACATACAAGAAAGTCAAATTCTACCTCTTGACTTACAGTGCCagattctgaaagaaaaacagttAATCATTCATTAATCAATCAACcattatattttgcaaaaaaaaggaTGCTTACCCTTTAGAAGTTCATTTACAAGAACATTCAACTCTGATATAATCACTGTTGCAGGTACTGATAAAGGATAATCTGGGACTGCATATctgtaattgaaaattttacgcGATGAAATAGAAAATCATgtataaaacatttacttaaaacttgataaatagctttagaacattttttatattgtaaCCTCAAAGGTTATGCTAcatgaatttattttacaataatagcGTTTGATCGAATTTAAAGTGATGAAAAGTAACTTTTCTACTTGAATACTTGAAATACATTGTTACCATACAT
Coding sequences within it:
- the LOC100118700 gene encoding ribosome biogenesis protein WDR12 homolog encodes the protein MDNKNADSDTPQIQIRFVTKQQQYAVPDYPLSVPATVIISELNVLVNELLKESGTVSQEVEFDFLVCSEFLRTSLAEHIAERGVSIEDVIDVEYIEKHPPPEPQDCLIHDDWVSAVAVCEKWILTGCYDNTLHLWTAKGKHHLTIPGHSSPIKAVAWISLDGENGTFVSASQDQTAVLWKWNVESNSVESIHICKGHERGLEAVGVNTANNLMATGSWDTMLKIWSTSLQDDTEEGESASKRKKTESKTRVPLRTMKGHKEAVSGVVWTDKTEIVTSSWDHTLKVWDTELGGIKHELAGNKSFFDVDYSPLSKVLIAASADKHVRLYDPRSTEGAVCKSMFTSHTQWVQSVRWSTTQDHLFMSGAYDNNVKLWDTRSPKAPLFDLTGHEDKVLSCNWSNPKYLVSGGADNTVRIFKSKYAVK